Proteins encoded together in one Telopea speciosissima isolate NSW1024214 ecotype Mountain lineage chromosome 4, Tspe_v1, whole genome shotgun sequence window:
- the LOC122659286 gene encoding uncharacterized protein LOC122659286 — protein sequence MVARLKELSASLSERVAQLERDEALAAAQPTPSAEVLVPQSPTDDVVDQGGDNVEGLEESKSKEEEDDEDENGPEEEGDGEQRDMWERLELFSQTSLLPWAIGGDFNAVLSPTKKVGGRPECSLSLEEFRSSVNNAALIDARYIGNVFTQTNKQEGACKFMAQLDHFLLNNAWLTAIHSSQSLHHGLCTWNKEVLGNIHQNVKNAEDAVSRAEASYHQLPNPLLKEELNVAKENLQKVLLQEEIFWRQKSKATWLKEGERNTKFFHDMVNVRRKKADINKLKMREGMWIDDPEEVKTEAVRHFSNIVPS from the exons ATGGTTGCCAGACTGAAGGAGCTTTCAGCATCCTTAAGTGAGCGAGTGGCTCAGCTA GAGAGGGATGAGGCCCTAGCTGCTGCCCAACCTACCCCATCTGCGGAGGTTCTAGTGCCACAGTCTCCCACTGATGATGTGGTCGATCAAGGTGGCGACAATGTTGAGGGACTGGAGGAGAGCAAGAGcaaggaggaagaggatgatgaggatgagaATGGGCCCGAGGAAGAGGGTGACGGGGAGCA GAGAGATATGTGGGagcgtttggagttattttctCAAACTTCCTTGCTCCCTTGGGCAATAGGGGGAGACTTCAATGCTGTTTTGTCTCCTACAAAGAAGGTGGGGGGACGCCCAGAATGTTCATTATCTCTTGAAGAGTTTCGCAGTTCTGTCAATAATGCAGCTCTTATTGATGCAAGGTATATTGGAAATGTCTTCACTCAGACGAACAAGCAAGAGGGAGCATGTAAATTCATGGCTCAATTAGACCACTTTCTGTTAAATAATGCCTGGTTAACAGCTATCCACTCAAGTCAG TCTCTTCACCATGGTCTTTGTACATGGAACAAAGAGGTTTTGGGGAATATTCATCAAAATGTCAAGAATGCTGAGGATGCGGTTAGCAGGGCAGAAGCATCCTATCATCAGCTCCCTAACCCTCTTTTGAAAGAAGAATTAAACGTGGCCAAAGAAAATCTACAGAAGGTCCTTCTCCAAGAGGAGATTTTTTGGAGGCAAAAATCTAAGGCAACTTGGCTCAAGGAGGGGGAACGGAACACTAAGTTTTTCCATGATATGGTGAACGTACGAAGGAAGAAAGCCGacattaataaattaaaaatgagAGAGGGGATGTGGATAGATGATCCAGAAGAGGTGAAGACTGAAGCCGTTAGACATTTTTCCAATATTGTCCCTTCTTAA
- the LOC122659285 gene encoding 40S ribosomal protein S7-like: protein MDVAGNRKAVVVHVPYRLRKAFRKIHPKLVRELEKMFSGKEDIVYPSEIIGKRVRYCIDGSKINKIFLDSKERNATEYKSETFSGVYKKLAGKDVVFEYPTTKPIHSTKKPFQRRNREKEKRNERAQHRISIGNSSGCGGGDGDDGIWVFIVE, encoded by the coding sequence ATGGATGTTGCTGGGAATCGTAAGGCTGTTGTAGTTCATGTTCCTTACAGACTGAGGAAAGCTTTTCGCAAAATTCATCCTAAGCTTGTAAGGGAGTTGGAGAAGATGTTCAGTGGGAAGGAGGATATTGTTTATCCTTCAGAGATTATTGGAAAGCGTGTCAGATACTGCATTGATGGGTCCAAAATCAACAAGATTTTCTTGGACTCAAAGGAGCGAAATGCCACCGAGTACAAGAGCGAGACATTCTCAGGAGTTTACAAGAAGCTTGCGGGGAAAGATGTTGTCTTTGAGTACCCCACTACCAAGCCTATACATAGCACAAAAAAACCTTTccaaagaagaaacagagaaaaagaaaaaagaaatgagaGAGCCCAGCACCGGATCAGCATCGGCAACAGCAGCGGATGCGGTGGTGGCGATGGCGACGATGGCATCTGGGTCTTCATCGTCGAGTAA